One window of the Candidatus Microbacterium colombiense genome contains the following:
- a CDS encoding protein kinase codes for MSRRPSPPPELPGFTYVEPLGTGGFADVFLYEQEMPRRRVAVKVLLADRISSGAAQEFTDEANVMAMLSTHPAIVTIYQAGVAGDGRPYLVMEYCPRPNLQLRARKEPFSVAEALRVGVQVAGAVETAHRAGVLHRDIKPANILVTEYNRPALTDFGIASTTGATGEASGMSIPWSPPESFAEPPQSGPRTDVWALGATLYTLLAGRSPFERPGERNSSADLIERIERAALQPINRPDSPASLQRVLDRAMAKNPNDRFPSAVAFARALQKVQIELSHSVTPIDIVDEHPAPEELEDDGDGLTRVREIVSIDPDAASFTRPSAATQPRGPQWEPSEMPRFDAPVAAASTVGSAVEATQIRPPRPAPTPDADERTILRAPMVVAPDAAVPTSATGPTAPPAPGVVTPPPPSTPDVSASGPRSRKGLWITLIAAAVVLIVGGIFGLNALVAGLEPAPNPEATEQTIDPQDPLSEAVPKVTELAATRSGDQVTFTWTNPSPLEGDTYLWTNLDPSGDGAVTQVPDEKATLTAAGQVCIEVMLRRDDGRASDIVKGCAE; via the coding sequence GTGAGTCGTCGTCCCTCTCCTCCTCCTGAATTGCCCGGCTTCACGTATGTGGAGCCGCTCGGTACCGGTGGATTCGCCGATGTCTTCCTCTACGAGCAGGAGATGCCGCGGCGGCGCGTCGCGGTGAAGGTGCTGCTCGCCGATCGCATCTCGAGCGGCGCCGCACAGGAGTTCACCGACGAGGCGAACGTGATGGCGATGCTCTCGACGCATCCCGCGATCGTCACGATCTATCAGGCGGGCGTGGCCGGTGACGGACGCCCGTATCTGGTGATGGAGTACTGCCCGCGGCCGAATCTTCAGCTGCGCGCGCGCAAGGAGCCCTTCTCCGTGGCCGAGGCGCTGCGTGTCGGCGTGCAGGTCGCGGGCGCGGTCGAGACCGCTCACCGGGCCGGCGTGCTGCACCGCGACATCAAGCCGGCCAACATCCTGGTCACCGAATACAACCGTCCGGCGCTCACCGACTTCGGCATCGCATCGACGACCGGTGCCACGGGTGAGGCATCCGGCATGTCGATCCCGTGGTCGCCGCCGGAGTCTTTCGCCGAACCGCCGCAGAGCGGCCCGCGCACCGACGTCTGGGCGCTCGGCGCCACGCTCTACACACTGCTGGCCGGGCGCTCGCCGTTCGAGCGGCCGGGAGAGCGCAACTCCAGCGCCGACCTGATCGAGCGCATCGAGCGGGCCGCGCTCCAGCCCATCAACCGCCCGGACTCGCCCGCCAGCCTGCAACGCGTGCTCGACCGTGCCATGGCGAAGAATCCGAACGACAGGTTCCCGAGTGCCGTCGCCTTCGCCCGCGCGCTGCAGAAGGTGCAGATCGAGCTGTCGCATTCCGTGACGCCGATCGACATCGTCGACGAGCACCCCGCACCGGAGGAACTCGAGGACGACGGCGACGGTCTGACCCGGGTGCGCGAGATCGTCAGCATCGATCCGGATGCCGCCTCCTTCACCCGCCCGTCCGCTGCGACGCAGCCGCGGGGACCGCAGTGGGAACCCAGCGAGATGCCGCGCTTCGATGCGCCGGTCGCTGCCGCGTCGACCGTCGGATCAGCCGTCGAGGCGACGCAGATCCGTCCGCCCCGCCCCGCGCCGACTCCCGATGCGGACGAGCGGACCATCCTGCGCGCCCCGATGGTGGTCGCTCCGGATGCGGCGGTGCCGACCTCGGCGACCGGCCCGACTGCCCCGCCCGCTCCGGGCGTCGTCACGCCGCCCCCGCCGTCGACCCCCGATGTCTCGGCGTCGGGGCCCCGCAGCCGCAAGGGTCTGTGGATCACCCTGATCGCGGCCGCCGTGGTGCTGATCGTCGGCGGGATCTTCGGTCTCAACGCGCTGGTCGCCGGACTCGAGCCCGCCCCGAATCCGGAGGCCACCGAGCAGACGATCGATCCGCAGGATCCGCTGTCGGAAGCCGTGCCGAAGGTCACCGAGCTCGCCGCGACCCGCAGTGGCGATCAGGTCACGTTCACCTGGACGAACCCGAGTCCGCTCGAGGGCGACACCTATCTGTGGACGAATCTCGACCCGTCCGGAGACGGTGCCGTGACACAGGTGCCCGACGAGAAGGCGACGCTGACGGCAGCCGGACAGGTGTGCATCGAGGTCATGCTGCGCCGCGACGACGGGCGCGCCTCCGACATCGTCAAGGGGTGCGCCGAATGA
- a CDS encoding RDD family protein, with protein sequence MIWEIDDHAPEIEGLDANGRPDPAYAESLGLKPAGRGARVGAALLEWLLAVLIALPALIAVTPVLVGMVSEGLDIEAFFDRADLVWLIVAAAVSQGLMTAYVIVQLVLHGRKGVTLGKAVCGIRSVNVRTLERPGFWRGAVVRYLVALASLLIPLIGPLLVIALSPLFDIEKRGRGWLDLTAGTWFVDVRGGLNPYDQKRMRIARKRVKTPEHAEKASLPSLATPIDRDAPAEYVPSARLSGGVIGAHRAGATPAPAATEAPAARPVVSSVPPSLATGAAVPAVSSFAPPAAPAPVPPSAPGGAPAPAASFAPPIVQEPLAPAPVPAPAAAAPAAPQPAPPAAPAASPGTRALLVLDSGERIEVRGTTLFGRAPGAAAGEGEAQLVRVSDDTRSVSKTHLAVMPARRGVFAVDRASTNGSAIIRDGAETALVAGHPVELQIGDTVRFGDRTLTVEWV encoded by the coding sequence GTGATCTGGGAGATCGACGATCACGCTCCTGAGATCGAGGGACTCGACGCGAACGGCCGGCCGGATCCGGCGTACGCGGAATCGCTCGGACTGAAGCCCGCGGGTCGAGGGGCCCGGGTCGGAGCCGCTCTGCTGGAGTGGCTCCTCGCCGTGCTGATCGCGCTGCCGGCGCTGATCGCGGTGACCCCGGTGCTGGTCGGGATGGTCTCCGAGGGTCTCGACATCGAGGCGTTCTTCGATCGCGCGGATCTGGTGTGGCTCATCGTCGCGGCCGCCGTCTCCCAGGGATTGATGACCGCGTACGTGATCGTGCAGCTCGTGCTCCACGGGCGCAAGGGCGTCACGCTCGGCAAGGCCGTGTGCGGCATCCGCTCCGTCAACGTGCGCACCCTCGAGCGGCCCGGATTCTGGCGCGGAGCGGTAGTGCGCTATCTGGTCGCCCTCGCGTCGTTGCTGATCCCGCTCATCGGACCGCTTCTGGTGATCGCCCTTTCTCCGTTGTTCGACATCGAGAAGCGCGGACGCGGCTGGCTCGACCTGACCGCAGGCACGTGGTTCGTCGACGTGCGCGGCGGTCTCAACCCCTACGACCAGAAGCGGATGCGGATCGCCCGCAAGCGCGTCAAGACGCCGGAGCACGCGGAGAAGGCATCGCTGCCGTCGCTCGCCACGCCGATCGATCGCGATGCACCGGCGGAGTACGTGCCGAGCGCACGTCTTTCCGGCGGCGTGATCGGAGCGCACCGCGCCGGCGCGACGCCCGCCCCCGCGGCGACCGAGGCACCGGCAGCGAGGCCCGTGGTCTCATCCGTGCCGCCGTCGCTCGCGACCGGGGCGGCGGTACCGGCCGTGTCGAGCTTCGCCCCTCCGGCCGCACCGGCTCCCGTCCCGCCGTCTGCTCCCGGGGGTGCCCCTGCTCCCGCCGCCTCGTTCGCACCGCCGATCGTGCAGGAGCCGCTCGCCCCGGCACCCGTTCCCGCGCCTGCCGCTGCCGCACCCGCCGCCCCACAGCCGGCACCGCCCGCGGCTCCTGCGGCATCGCCCGGCACGCGCGCGCTCCTCGTCCTCGATTCCGGCGAGCGCATCGAGGTGCGCGGAACGACCCTGTTCGGACGCGCGCCCGGCGCTGCGGCCGGAGAGGGTGAGGCGCAGCTGGTGCGCGTCAGCGATGACACGAGGTCGGTCTCCAAGACCCACCTCGCGGTCATGCCGGCTCGACGCGGCGTGTTCGCCGTCGATCGTGCCTCGACCAACGGCAGCGCGATCATCCGCGACGGTGCTGAGACGGCGCTCGTGGCGGGTCATCCCGTCGAGCTGCAGATCGGCGACACCGTGCGCTTCGGCGACCGGACGTTGACGGTGGAATGGGTATGA
- a CDS encoding FtsK/SpoIIIE domain-containing protein, whose translation MRVKLTLRRPAAPLTDVVVTADSTATIADVARQIASTDPLRSIVAGPADVLTLSVAPPTSDQATMLSPDLLVGDAPLGSGFLAEVVNVGPNRASVANIGARPAALLSVVSGPASGQEFPLPIGHFLIGRDASNDIAISDPLVSKRHARIEVASTFVELVDLNSANGILVDGGLVQRLRVIPGQRFTLGDCEFVVHLVSDFDGSAAGDPVLERGGALMFNRSPRVEERFTGEELDEPRYPRDQVQRLFPWPMLVAPILLGLAIFAMSENPRSLLIVFMSPLMMFGNFISQKTNLGQRLRKEEESFEEQFERLEEKLYHAHPQEREVRHNEVPAVAVVFDEAMRLGPLLWTRRPEHWNFLSLRLGVCEDESRTRIKRSETPEALVEYVERVDRLEERYKMIPDVPILESLQSVGSIGVAGPTSLASDALRGIAVQLFGMHSPNELVTVALTEPGWANELDWLKWLPHTSSERSPFKDVSLADSASTGAALLSGLEEIVLRRSREAKSQRPPYGEDWDPMLFGTDVKRAAEDATFPGQTAIVVIVTNDAPVDRARLTQILERGADVGVYGLFVAPVVAALPAACRTFVDVSAGLDHATVGTVRSGVGYSDVQVEGVSHAYMTMLAKRLAPVVDSSTVIEDSSDIPNSVSFLSLIGTEVAEDANSVIDRWRQNNTIIDRSGAPQSRLKKAGNLRAIIGQSQTDAMTLDLRTQGPHALVGGTTGAGKSEFLQAWVLGMAAAHSPDRVTFLFVDYKGGSAFADCVDLPHTVGLVTDLSPHLVRRALTSLRAELHHREHLFNRKKAKDLLELEKRRDPETPPALVLVIDEFAALAGEVPEFVDGVVDIAQRGRSLGIHLIMATQRPAGVIKDNLRANTNLRVALRMADESDSKDVVDDPVAASFPPSLPGRGIAKTGPGRLVPFQSAYAGGWTSDEAQVAEVRVAELRFGSIQTWEAEQAPESDSHDEDLGPNDQKRIVATLVDAAAQAAIPAPRRPWLDDLERAVDIRDLPVHGDGRILLGKMDVPERQLQEPAYFHPDKDGSILVYGTSGSGKSTVLRTLAIAAGFDGVRSNAEVYGLDFGSGSLKSLEVLPHVGSVISGDDAERVQRILRSLARVLDDRGKRFSAANASSLTEYREITGRAESRILLLIDGFPQFRGEWESTTARMPFYQTFMRILGEGRPLGVHVIASADRSGSVPTAVSANVSRRVVLRLADESGYAMLNAPKDVLDERSAPGRAIVDGLETQIATLGGTPNVAEQTKLLDQLAAELRAGGAREVAEIGALPTRLSSRDLPDRIGEYPVLGVAEDTLAPREFDPVGTFVVAGPPQSGKTTALKGIITSVRRLDPEVKLFHFGGRRAQLKGYVDWTRSAVTPEEAKELAKEIAEIAVDEAVPVRMLIVVEDVPQFADGPAEREMKALFQAINRSDHLLVGDADVTQVTSGFGFIGDFKAGRKGIILKPDAFDGDAIFKVPFPKVKRTDFPDGRGIFVQAGRQVTVQLPLIEGDTWTPVR comes from the coding sequence ATGAGAGTCAAGCTGACGCTGCGTCGACCCGCGGCGCCCCTGACCGATGTGGTCGTGACGGCGGACTCGACGGCGACGATCGCCGACGTGGCGCGTCAGATCGCCTCGACCGATCCGCTGCGCAGCATCGTGGCGGGGCCTGCTGACGTTCTCACGCTCTCCGTCGCACCGCCCACGAGCGATCAGGCGACGATGCTCAGCCCCGACCTGCTGGTGGGAGACGCGCCGCTGGGGTCCGGCTTCCTCGCGGAGGTCGTGAACGTCGGGCCCAACCGGGCATCGGTGGCGAACATCGGCGCCCGCCCCGCCGCCCTGCTCAGCGTGGTCTCCGGCCCGGCATCCGGTCAGGAGTTCCCGCTGCCGATCGGCCATTTCCTGATCGGTCGGGATGCGTCCAACGACATCGCCATCTCCGATCCGCTCGTGTCGAAGCGTCACGCCCGCATCGAGGTCGCATCGACCTTCGTCGAGTTGGTCGACCTGAACTCCGCCAACGGCATCCTCGTCGACGGAGGACTCGTGCAGCGCCTGCGCGTGATCCCCGGTCAGCGGTTCACGCTCGGAGACTGCGAGTTCGTGGTGCATCTGGTGAGCGACTTCGACGGCTCGGCCGCGGGCGACCCGGTGCTCGAGCGCGGCGGTGCCCTCATGTTCAACCGCAGTCCTCGCGTCGAGGAGCGGTTCACGGGGGAGGAGCTCGACGAGCCGCGCTACCCCCGCGATCAGGTGCAGCGGCTCTTCCCGTGGCCGATGCTGGTGGCCCCGATCCTGCTCGGGCTCGCGATCTTCGCGATGAGCGAGAACCCGCGATCGCTGCTCATCGTCTTCATGTCGCCGCTGATGATGTTCGGGAACTTCATCTCGCAGAAGACCAATCTCGGCCAACGTCTGCGCAAGGAGGAGGAGTCGTTCGAGGAGCAGTTCGAGCGGCTGGAGGAGAAGCTCTATCACGCGCATCCGCAGGAGCGCGAGGTGCGTCACAACGAGGTGCCCGCCGTGGCGGTCGTGTTCGATGAGGCGATGCGGCTCGGACCGCTGTTGTGGACGCGCCGCCCCGAGCACTGGAACTTCCTCTCGCTGCGCCTCGGGGTGTGCGAAGACGAGTCGCGCACCCGGATCAAGCGGTCCGAGACCCCGGAGGCTCTCGTCGAGTACGTCGAACGCGTCGACCGGCTCGAAGAGCGTTACAAGATGATCCCCGATGTCCCGATCCTCGAATCGCTGCAGAGCGTCGGATCGATCGGCGTCGCCGGGCCCACCTCGCTCGCGAGCGATGCCCTGCGCGGGATCGCGGTGCAGCTCTTCGGCATGCACTCGCCCAACGAGCTCGTCACGGTCGCGCTCACCGAACCGGGCTGGGCGAACGAGCTCGACTGGCTCAAATGGCTCCCGCACACCTCCAGCGAACGCAGTCCGTTCAAGGATGTCTCGCTCGCCGACTCCGCCTCCACCGGGGCTGCGCTGTTGAGCGGTCTCGAGGAGATCGTGCTGCGCCGGTCGCGCGAGGCGAAGTCGCAGCGTCCGCCCTACGGCGAGGACTGGGACCCGATGCTCTTCGGCACCGACGTGAAGCGGGCCGCCGAGGATGCGACCTTCCCCGGGCAGACCGCGATCGTCGTGATCGTCACGAATGACGCGCCGGTGGACCGTGCCCGGCTGACCCAGATCCTGGAGCGCGGCGCTGACGTCGGTGTGTACGGACTGTTCGTCGCTCCGGTCGTGGCCGCCCTCCCCGCGGCCTGCCGCACCTTCGTCGACGTGAGCGCCGGCCTCGACCACGCCACGGTGGGCACGGTCCGCAGCGGCGTGGGCTACAGCGACGTCCAGGTCGAGGGCGTGTCGCACGCCTACATGACGATGCTCGCCAAGCGTCTCGCGCCGGTCGTCGACTCCAGCACGGTCATCGAGGACTCCTCCGACATCCCGAACTCGGTCAGTTTCCTGTCGCTCATCGGCACCGAGGTGGCCGAGGACGCGAACTCGGTGATCGATCGCTGGCGTCAGAACAACACGATCATCGACCGTTCGGGCGCACCGCAGTCGCGTCTCAAGAAGGCCGGCAACCTGCGGGCGATCATCGGGCAGTCGCAGACGGATGCGATGACGCTCGACCTGCGCACGCAGGGGCCGCACGCCCTGGTCGGCGGCACGACGGGCGCGGGAAAGAGCGAGTTCCTGCAGGCGTGGGTGCTCGGCATGGCCGCGGCCCACAGCCCCGACCGCGTGACGTTCCTCTTCGTCGACTACAAGGGCGGCTCCGCGTTCGCGGACTGCGTCGACCTGCCCCACACGGTCGGGCTGGTGACCGATCTGAGCCCGCACCTGGTGCGGCGAGCGCTCACCAGCCTGCGCGCTGAACTGCATCACCGCGAGCACCTGTTCAACCGCAAGAAGGCCAAGGATCTCCTCGAGCTCGAGAAGCGCCGCGACCCCGAGACGCCGCCTGCCCTGGTGCTGGTGATCGACGAGTTCGCCGCTCTCGCCGGCGAGGTACCGGAGTTCGTCGACGGTGTGGTCGACATCGCCCAGCGTGGTCGCTCCCTCGGCATCCACCTGATCATGGCGACGCAGCGTCCGGCGGGCGTCATCAAGGACAACCTCCGCGCCAACACGAACCTGCGCGTCGCGCTGCGTATGGCCGACGAATCGGACTCGAAGGACGTCGTGGACGACCCCGTGGCGGCATCCTTCCCGCCCTCGCTCCCCGGACGTGGCATCGCCAAGACCGGGCCGGGTCGCCTCGTGCCGTTCCAATCGGCCTATGCCGGCGGATGGACGAGCGACGAAGCGCAGGTCGCCGAGGTGCGGGTGGCGGAGCTGCGGTTCGGATCGATCCAGACCTGGGAGGCCGAGCAGGCGCCCGAATCCGACTCGCACGACGAGGATCTCGGTCCCAACGACCAGAAGCGGATCGTCGCGACCCTCGTCGACGCCGCAGCCCAGGCGGCCATCCCGGCGCCGCGGCGACCGTGGCTCGACGATCTGGAACGCGCGGTCGACATCCGTGATCTGCCGGTGCACGGTGATGGGCGCATCCTGCTCGGCAAGATGGACGTGCCCGAGCGCCAGTTGCAGGAGCCGGCGTACTTCCACCCCGACAAGGACGGTTCGATCCTCGTCTATGGCACCAGCGGCTCGGGCAAGTCGACGGTGCTGCGCACCCTCGCGATCGCCGCAGGCTTCGACGGGGTCCGCTCGAACGCCGAGGTCTACGGCCTCGACTTCGGTTCCGGTTCGCTCAAGAGCCTCGAGGTGCTGCCGCACGTCGGCTCGGTCATCTCCGGCGATGATGCGGAGCGTGTGCAGCGCATCCTGCGTTCACTCGCCCGTGTGCTCGACGACCGCGGCAAGCGGTTCAGTGCGGCGAACGCGTCGAGTCTCACCGAGTACCGCGAGATCACCGGCAGGGCCGAGTCGCGCATCCTGCTGCTCATCGACGGCTTCCCGCAGTTCCGTGGTGAGTGGGAGTCGACGACGGCGCGGATGCCGTTCTACCAGACCTTCATGCGCATCCTCGGCGAGGGACGCCCGCTCGGGGTGCACGTCATCGCGAGTGCCGACCGCTCCGGTTCCGTGCCCACCGCGGTGAGCGCGAACGTGTCGCGCCGCGTCGTGCTGCGACTGGCCGACGAGTCGGGCTACGCGATGTTGAACGCGCCGAAGGATGTGCTCGACGAGCGCTCCGCCCCGGGCAGGGCGATCGTCGACGGTCTCGAGACGCAGATCGCGACGCTCGGCGGCACGCCCAACGTCGCCGAGCAGACCAAGCTGCTCGATCAACTCGCGGCGGAGCTCCGTGCCGGCGGCGCACGGGAGGTGGCCGAGATCGGCGCCCTGCCCACGCGCCTCTCGTCGCGCGACCTGCCCGACCGGATCGGCGAGTACCCGGTGCTCGGCGTCGCGGAAGACACCCTGGCTCCGCGCGAGTTCGACCCCGTCGGCACGTTCGTGGTGGCGGGTCCGCCGCAGTCGGGCAAGACGACCGCGCTCAAGGGCATCATCACCTCGGTGCGCCGGCTCGACCCCGAGGTCAAGCTGTTCCACTTCGGTGGGCGCCGCGCGCAGCTCAAGGGCTATGTCGACTGGACGCGGAGCGCCGTCACGCCCGAGGAGGCCAAGGAGCTCGCGAAGGAGATCGCCGAGATCGCCGTCGACGAGGCGGTGCCGGTGCGCATGCTCATCGTCGTGGAGGATGTGCCGCAGTTCGCCGACGGCCCCGCCGAGCGTGAGATGAAGGCTCTCTTCCAGGCGATCAACCGCAGCGACCACCTGTTGGTGGGCGATGCCGACGTCACCCAGGTGACGAGCGGCTTCGGCTTCATCGGCGACTTCAAGGCCGGACGCAAGGGCATCATCCTCAAGCCGGACGCCTTCGACGGCGACGCCATCTTCAAGGTCCCGTTCCCGAAGGTCAAGCGCACCGACTTCCCCGACGGCCGAGGGATCTTCGTGCAGGCGGGCCGCCAGGTCACGGTGCAGCTGCCACTCATCGAAGGAGACACATGGACACCCGTCCGCTGA
- a CDS encoding WXG100 family type VII secretion target — protein MADFGASYAEMEQVASSLSQARDDIQGQLDTLKGQVDTLLGEDFKTQHASGKFGEGYTELTTGLKTAVDGINDMSESLLGMMRAIQDLDQQLAGS, from the coding sequence ATGGCCGATTTCGGTGCGTCTTATGCAGAGATGGAGCAGGTGGCGTCGTCGCTGTCGCAGGCTCGTGATGACATTCAGGGCCAGTTGGACACGCTGAAGGGTCAGGTCGACACTCTTCTGGGTGAGGACTTCAAGACGCAGCATGCGTCGGGGAAGTTCGGTGAGGGGTACACGGAGCTGACGACGGGTCTGAAGACTGCGGTCGATGGCATCAATGACATGTCCGAGTCGTTGTTGGGCATGATGCGTGCGATCCAGGACCTGGACCAGCAGCTCGCCGGCAGCTGA